A part of Zonotrichia leucophrys gambelii isolate GWCS_2022_RI unplaced genomic scaffold, RI_Zleu_2.0 Scaffold_758_24006, whole genome shotgun sequence genomic DNA contains:
- the LOC135441967 gene encoding RNA-binding protein FUS-like, which produces MGRGGFGSGSGGRGGFTGGGGAQQRAGDWKCPNPACENMNFSWRNECNQCKAPKPEGGPGGPHLGGGGAGKYPGGGRGGGGGGGGGGGGNHMGKEQLKYTKIHTKYTQNTPKNAPKIYTKYTQNIHKIPRGRPRRRRRRRRRRRRKPHGWGVRGPARRPRGL; this is translated from the exons ATGGGCCGGGGCGGGTTCGGCTCCGGCtccggcggccgcggcggctTCACGGGAGGGGGAGGGGCCCAGCAGAGAGCGGGGGACTGGAAATGCCCCAACCC GGCGTGCGAGAACATGAACTTCTCGTGGCGGAACGAGTGCAACCAATGCAAGGCGCCCAAACCCgagggggggcccggggggcctCACctgggcgggggcggggccggaaAATACCCCGGGGGcggccgaggaggaggaggaggaggaggaggaggaggaggaggaaaccaCATGGGTAAGGAACAGCTAAAATACaccaaaatacacacaaaatatacacaaaacACACCTAAAAATGCACCgaaaatatacacaaaatatacacaaaatatacacaaaatacCCCGGGGGcggccgaggaggaggaggaggaggaggaggaggaggaggaggaaaccaCATGG GTGGGGGGTTCGAGGACcggcgcggcggccgcgggggctTTGA